The following DNA comes from Camelina sativa cultivar DH55 chromosome 14, Cs, whole genome shotgun sequence.
acgacGTTACAAGCCTCAAGTGTTGTTCTACAAGAATAAGCAAATCAACTCCTTGAAGCGGCAgagaaagaatatatatatgtataactgtttcttttcttgctaCAGACGCTAACCCTAATTATTTCTAACTAAACCGACTGACTTTATAATGGGCCTAAGCcccctttcttttttgttaacacTAATTAAGTGGTAGTGGGTACATACAAATGATggtctgttttgttttcttcctaaGCCCGATATTTTTATTCGGCAATTTCTACTTCCGTTCGTCAACTAAAAGTAAGGTGACTTGATAGTTTTGGATACTGAATATAAAAGAACCACTGTGGTTCACCTCAAATTCTTAGTGGCTTTACATGAATTATAGGAAAATCACATTTACCGAGTTTTAACCGAAGTAATGACACGACGACACTAGCTAGTACAAAAGAATTGAGGATTCAAATNGAGTAATCCGAAGAGTTGACCGGAGTAATTAGGAGACTGTGATTGTAGTAGCTGAcggagaagagatgagaggGGGTGGTTGGTGGTGGTGTTACTTCGTGGGACGGTGGTTGAGTTGTTGATGGGTCTCTGTTGGGTGTAGCTGCTAGGGTTTGTTCGNCAAAAGAATTGAGGATTCAAATTATGTATCTACTGGAATATAATGCATAAATCTAAACATTATTTGACATGGACATATCTATTTCGCAGCCTAAAGTAATTATATCAAAACAACttaacaaataaacaaacacaaatccTCCCGTTTttgctgtttttctttttagtgaCATTCATACAAACACTGAAACACCGGCCGACATTATTGATCAATACAccaagagaaagaggaaaaaaaacatagggAACAGTCAAATTAAGGGGAATACAAAACGTGTAATTTCTACATGAGACCAAACCCGTAAGGTTACTCTTCATGCACCAGGTGCTGCATCTTTCAGCGTACTATGGAAGTACCCACCAGCATAATCTTTGACATGAGCTGCCGTGTCATGGATTCGACTCCGAGCATAATCTACCTGATCCGACCCGATTGGATGCATGCCTTTGAAATATCGATACAACCACGACACAACAGCCCCCGTAGCAAAGAGGAATCCTGCAAGGGACAAGAATCCGGTGACGAGGAGGAACAAAGGGATCCAAATAGGGCTTGTGATAATGATGACTGGGAGAAAAGCAATGATTCCGAGGACAGAAGCGGTGACGGTGATCCCGGTTAGTAAAAGGAGGATTCCACCGGAGATGAAGAATGCGAGTAATCCGAAGAGCTGACCGGAGTAATTAGGAGACTGTGATTGTAGTAGCTGAcggagaagagatgagaggGGGTGGTTGGTGGTGGTGTTACTTCGTGGGACGGTGGTTGAGTTGTTGATGGGTCTCTGTTGGGTGTAGCTGCTAGGGTTTGTTCGATCAGCCATTCTCGgctaagaagagagagatgtgaGGTGCGAGAATagtgaaagagagaaacaaatggAGACAGGTTCTGAAAGTGAAGGCGCATGCATGCAAACACGTGGAGTTTCTGTCTTGTTTTTActaaatttgttctttttataacaaattaacatTTACTTGTTagaaactaataatatatatcttcttgcctggtttttgtttctttattaattcCAAATTGGATTTTGGAGTATCTTTGCTTTTGGTTTTACAAACGTTAATTAAAAtaactagctagctagctagcgCACCATTATAAACTTGTTGGTCCATAAAAGTTTTTGAGGTCCCGATATAACCTAGTCAGTGTAGCTCATAGGTTCGAATTAATTTAGGGTCTAGTCTAGTAgcattgtaatttgtaaatctCCTTTAAACCGGTTAAACCTCGTATATATCattgctatatatatgttgatattttgtgtttattatctcttttgtttttctatgtAAGAGTATATAAACTGTTTTGATTACCCCCAACCCtttttccataaaattttaattttatctgtAGTCAACATTATGATTAAGATTCCTCATGTGAAcaacttttgaaattttaaagaaaatctcTCTTTACTTTACAGAATTCCAAGTGACTATATACTGTCCATTGAAGCCACTTGATCAAAATCCCACAATGAAATCTCATGTCTGTATTAATCTGACTTTTAAAGTTTGATTTGGCGCCTATGATCAACAAAATTGGgatcttaacttttttttggttgcctCGTATTTCtgatatttacaaaattattccAACTCTTTATGTACACCAAAGAACCTCTAATTTTTGTATATTCAGCAAACTAActcagatttttatttatttatcaaattaccCCATATCTTTGGATTTTTCCCGATTACCCCCAAAGTCtttgatatttattatttaccaaATTACTCCTAATCTTTACATATTTACCAAATTACTCtaaatattttggtattaacAATTTACGTCTATCTTTtggtatttacaaaaatatcctAGATCTTTTGATATGTACTACCCTAAGATCTTTTGATATATACCAAATTACAACAGATCTTTCCGGATTTACTAGTTACCACagatttttcatattttccaaATGACcctattttttgttattttcaaatgTTCACCGGTCTTTTGGTATGGTGCACAATAGTCCACAATATTGAAGAGTTTGTACAAATAACTCCTACCTAATCTTTTGATATTTACTAAAGAGGTTCCCAAtgtctaatattattttttccaaagtACCCCAGATCTGATTTTGTAGAAACATAAAAGTGATATTGGCTCTGATTGGTAACACGCATAATGACGAGATAATTTTACTAATGCgattacacaaaaaaattaccaaTCAAGAATATTGGCattttcaccaaaaatacaagaaaaaaatcattatgcaAATAAGTGGATAAATGTtgtttattttcataatgaatttttgttattttacgtacaatattgttttgtaaaattaagaaaataattgtttataGTGAATACCATATTTtccaaataatatttaaatttcacaATTTCTTAACagcttttaatatattattaataaacctATATTTTCATTATCCAATAAtacttaaaataatattatttaatttattaaaatatgtatatgttggtaatataatattattccactgaatatatttaattaacataattttttttattttacaaattttcattatgtaaatttttatttgcaaTTTATGACATTATGCGCTTATGCAATGTTATCTATCCGAGCTATTATTTTTGATGCACCATTGAAATGCCTTagctttg
Coding sequences within:
- the LOC104742415 gene encoding oleosin 16 kDa-like, which encodes MADRTNPSSYTQQRPINNSTTVPRSNTTTNHPLSSLLRQLLQSQSPNYSGQLFGLLAFFISGGILLLLTGITVTASVLGIIAFLPVIIITSPIWIPLFLLVTGFLSLAGFLFATGAVVSWLYRYFKGMHPIGSDQVDYARSRIHDTAAHVKDYAGGYFHSTLKDAAPGA